A stretch of DNA from Spirosoma endbachense:
GTAGTGGAGAATTGTGACAGTTTAAAATTGAGAATGAATTATTAAATTTCGAATCGAATTTCGGAATAAATTCCCCCAAAGATATTTTCATAATAAGAAACCGTGGTTGTTTAGAAAATATACTATTAATAGCATTCCCCGCTATATATTAATTGGGAAAAATGGCACTACAATTAGGTTCGATGCACCTCGACCAAATGATCCAAAGATTAGAGAAAAATTTCGTGAATTATTGAAGTTGTAGTATTCATGCCCACCTTTTCCTATTATCACCAACTCGACCAAATGGATTGTGGTCCCACCTGCCTACGCATGGTGGCAAAGTACTATGGTCGTTCCTATACAGTGCAGAGACTGCGTGAGAAATCTCAGATTAGCAAAGAAGGAGTATCGTTACTGGGTATTTCGGAAGCGGCTGAAGCCATTGGATTTAGGACGATGGGCGTCAAGGTTTCGTTCGAGAAATTAGCCACGGAGGCACCATTGCCCTGTATTATACATTGGGATCAGAATCATTTTGTCGTAGTCTATGACATTAAGAGAGCTAGTGTAGGCTGGATGAACCGTATTAAAGGTGGTCGCAAGGCCATCAAAGGAATTGATACTGACGTATTGCCTAAACCGTTCATGCACGATTTCAGGATCGATAAGGGCGACGTTATTATTACACCTAATGGATGGGCTGAGCGGGAACAGTTTAGGCAAAATTCTGCCCCGCACTCCTTTCCCTTCGTAACCAAAGGCACAGTTTATATAGCTGACCCGGCCAAAGGGTTAGTCGCTTATCCGGCAGAGGAGTTTTGTGACCATTGGTTATCGTCGCAAACGGGTAAGGAGCGTGAAGGTGTTGTATTGCTGCTCGAACCAACTCCAGGTTTTTTTGAACAGGATGACGAGCGGACAAACGCTTACAATTTTGAGCGGGTCTTTGGCTACTTATGGCAGTACAAAGGGCTGTTGGTACAACTTGCGCTGGGGCTGGCTGTCGGCAGTGGGTTGCAATTGTTATTCCCGTTTCTGACTCAGTCGGTTGTGGATGTGGGCGTCAATACGCAGAATATTCCCTTCATATATTTGGTATTGGGGGCGCAACTCATGCTGATGGCTGGGCGGCTGTCGGTCGAGTTTATCCGAAGCTGGATTCTACTACACATCAGCACCCGCGTCAACCTGAGCATTCTGTCTGATTTTCTGATCAAATTGATGCGCTTACCCGTGTCGTTTTTCGACAGCAAACAGTTTGGCGATCTCATGCAGCGGATCGGCGACCATCATCGGATCGAAAGCTTCCTGACCAGTCAAACGATTTCGGTGCTGTTTTCGATGGTCAACCTCGTCATTTTCGGCGCAGTGCTGGCCATGTATAACCTCAGCATTTTTAGCATTTTCGTGGTGTCGAGTCTCCTCTATGTTGGCTGGGTGGTGTTGTTTCTGCACCAGCGCCGGAAACTGGATTTTAAGCGGTTTGATGTATCCGCCAAGAACCAGAGTAGACTGGTGCAACTGATTCAGGGTATGCAGGAAATCAAGCTGGCCGGTGCTGAACGACCGATGCGCTGGGCGTGGGAGCAATTACAGGCCCGGCTGTTTCGCTTGCAAATGCGTGGGTTGGCCTTGAGTCAGTACCAGCAGGCCGGGGCGTTTACCATTAACGAAGGCAAGAATATTTTCATCACATTTCTGGCCGCTCAAGCCGTCATCAACGGCCAGTTGTCGCTGGGAGGTATGCTGGCCATGCAGCAACTAATTGGTCAGCTAAACAGCCCAATTGAGCAACTGATCGGATTCGTCCAAAGTTTGCAGGATGCCAAAATCAGCCTTGAACGGCTTAACGAAATTCATACGCTTGCCGATGAAGAACCGGCTGAGCACGTTTTCCTGACGTCCATACCTGAGTCAGTTGGGTTGCATCTGAAAAATGTATCATTCCAGTATACGGGTGCTGGCAACGAACCTGTTTTGCAAGGCATTGATTTACTGATTCCTGAGGGGAAAACAACAGCCATCGTTGGTATGAGCGGTAGCGGTAAAACCACATTACTGAAACTTTTGCTGCGGTTCTACGAACCGAACAAAGGCGAAATTCGATTAGGTAATGCCATCTCGCTGGGTGGCATTCCACTTAAAAATATAAGTCATACGTTCTGGCGAAGTCAATGCGGGGCGGTTATGCAGGACGGATTTATCTTTTCCGATACCATTGCCAGGAATATTGCTGTGGGAGTAGACCGAATTGATGCACGAAAATTAGAGCATGCCATACAGGTTGCCAATCTGCGTGATTTTGTTGATTCATTGCCATCGGGTCTGCACACAAAAATTGGCGCAGAGGGTAGTGGCATCAGCCAGGGGCAACGACAGCGGATTTTGATTGCACGAGCGGTTTACAAAGACCCTGCTTATCTCTTTTTCGACGAAGCGACTAATTCTTTAGATGCTAATAACGAAGCCGTGATTGTGCAGAATCTGGATGCGTTTTTTCGTGATCATACGGGACGGCCACGAACAGTAGTAGTCGTTGCGCATCGACTCAGTACGGTTCGTCATGCCGATCAGATTGTTGTGTTGGATAAGGGGAAAATTACGGAAATAGGTACTCATGCCATGCTTGTTGCTAAACAGGGAAGCTATTGGCAATTAGTGAAGAATCAACTGGAACTGGGTGTGTAGTGTTTTCAGTAGTGTCGCGTTTTCAAACCCGATACTACTGAGAAACAAAAATCAAGCTAATCAATTCAATCAAATGAATCCCGGTTCAGATTACTTTACCGAACTACGCTCTGAGGAGGTACACGAACTGTTGGCCCGACCACCGAAATGGTTGCTTCGTTGGGGCATTACGGTTGTCTGTCTGGCCGTTACCTTGGTATTTGTTGGTGCCTGGATGGTTCATTACCCTGATCTGGTGCGGGCTTCGTTCAAGCTCACTTCTGCCAACGCGCCCAAAGCTATTCTAACCCGTACCGACGGTAAACTGATTAGGTTGTTTGCGCACGAAGGGAAGACCGTAAGGGCCGGAACAATACTCGCTTATCTGGAAAGCACCGCTCATCACGATCAAGTACTTCGGTTGTCGCACGAACTGACCAAAGCCTGGTCGATAGCTAGTCAGGGTAATCTTGACGGATTGGATCGATTGGATTTATCCCATTACAGCCAATTGGGTGAATTACAAAATGCTTACCAAACCTTTGAGCAGGCGCATATTCAGCTACGAGCTTACCTGGCTAATGGATTTTATAGTCACAAAAAAAGGCTTTTGTTGCAGGAAATCTCCGATTTACGTGCATTGGCCCAAAACTTACAGGAACAGCGTCAGATACAGGCAAGAGATATGGCGCTCGCTCAGGAAGACTATGCAATTCAACAACGGTTAGCCATCGACAAGGTGATTGCTCCACTTGAGTTGAAAAGGGAGGAAAGTAAAGCCATCGCTCGCAAACTGCCTTACCAGCAAACAATGTCGGCATTGATTAATAACATTACAGCGCAACGGGCAAAGCAGAAAGAGATTCTGGAATTAGCGAAACAGGTAGCCGAAGAACGGGATAAATTCTTGCAGACACTCAACACTTTGCAAAGTGCAACGGATGCCTGGAAGTTGAAATATATTCTTACTGCTCCCGTAACCGGGCGCGTTATTTTTGTGGGTATTTTGCAGGAGAACCAATCCGTTTCGATCAACCAGGAGCTATTTTATGTAGCACCCCCTAGTGCCACCTGCTTCGGCGAATTACGTATTCCACAACAGAATGCCGGCAAGGTGCAGATTGGGCAGAAAGTACAGATAAAATTTGCCGGCTATCCCTATCAGGAATACGGAATTGTTCATGGTCGTATTGCAACTATGGCAGACGTTTCTCTAAAAGACAGCGTATTTCTGGCCAAGGTCACCCTCAATAACGGCTTAAGAACGAGTTATGGCCAGAAGTTAGCCTATAAAAGTGGTATGGCTGCTTCTGCCGAGGTTGTTACAGAAGATAGTCGACTAATCGAAAAGCTGTTTTATCAGCTGAGGAAATTAACGAATGGTCAGTGATCGTTTGGTTGATAAAACCAATTAATCCTTATAGCCTACTAATTGAAATCGTTAACCGACTTACTCAAAAAAGACCTTAAAATACCCCTTTAATTCGTCGAAGAAAATCGGCGTGATATACCTATGAAACGATATTTTATTTTCTTTCGAATCATTAGTTTTTGCTTCTTGGTCAGAAATAGTTTTGCTCAGGATAATGCTGATAGAGAAATATTGACACTTAACGAATTAAACAATATTCAGGTCATTGTAGATCATAAACTGATAACTGACTGGTTGGGAGTGAGAAGACATATTAAACTCAGAGACTTTTCGGTCGCTTTCGATTCAACATCCAGCAGGATCAACAAGGCGTATTATTCAAATCTTTTCATCAACCACGCAAAGATCACGTTAATCCGTAAGGACAAACGTATTGCTTTTGCAACTTGGCGGCTGGGCTTCCGGAACCACTAAACAGTCTCTACACAGTCGTTCAGTTAGGAGATCGTTATGAAATGAAATTTACACTTATTGTTCAACGCAAGACCGGAGAACAAGTCTCATTAGAAAACAAACTTGTCTATAATCTGCCGCTCCTTTAAAATTTGAGGGCGCTTTGGTAATTTTTGTGAAGGGGATTATTTTAGAGCATCATGGTAAACCGTGGCTCGGGTTAAACTGAATCAATAAATATGAGCCAGTGAAAAGTAGACTGGGTTGCCTCAGCAGTAAAACAACTTACTTTCACAAGTGTATGAATGGGAAATGAAGCAGGTGCATTTCAATCTGTTGTTAAATAAGAACTAATGAAGGTAATTTACCGAGAATCACAGATACCAATCTATAGGCTAATTATGACGAGGGTTTTACTACAGAGACGATTACTACAGCTATTCGTACTATGTATGATAAGTACGAACTTTACTTTTTGTACACAAACGAATGAAAGTAATTCACCCGAAATTACGAATGCCAATCAAATTAAGCCTCTATATACGAACCGTGTTGCCAGGTTTTTCTCAAATCAAACCTGGCGAGATACATTGAGCGTAGACGTTAACGGCGAGTCAATAATTACAGGAGAAGTCTTTTTGAAAATCACTAATTATAAGGGGAAGCTTATCTACAAAACTTCTTTCCCAACTCGTGAATTGTTAAACCATGAGGGACTGATTATTCCTGACAAGGATGAGCTGGAAATCAAGAAACGAATTGACAGCTTTTTTGCGCCAACGTTCTTTAGTCAAGCAGTCGTTGTGCACAACGATTCATTAAGTATACCTGATTCGAGTATAACAATTTGGAAAACCATACAAGCAGATCCTACGGCTATTTATTTTTCATACTCTGTAAACAAGAATACGATAAACAGAATCGTGTACTCCAAGATTTTACAAAAGATAGTAGCTATAAGTGGACGTAAAATTGAAACGAATGGCCTATAAAAGTGGTATGGCTGCTTCTGCCGGGGTTAGTACAGCAGATGGCCGCTTATTCGAAAAGCTGTTTTATCAGCTGAGGAAATTAACGAATGGTCAGTGATCGTTTGGTTGATAAAACCAATTAATGTTGCTATCCCAACAATCACCCATTTATAATCGCAATCGTTAGCCGACTCACGCAAACAAGTCTGCCCTGTTCATCAGTAATTCGGATGTCCCATACGTGCGTGGTACGTCCCGTATGAATGGGTGTGCAACGGCCATATACCCATCCCTCGCGTACGGAGCGGAGGTGATTGGCATTGATTTCAAGCCCAACAGCCCGTTGCTTCGTTGGATCATCGAGCAGCATATAGGAGGCTGTACTGCCCAATGATTCGGCCAGAACAACCGAGGCTCCTCCGTGTAAAATCCCGAAAGGCTGGTGAGTCCGACCATCGACCGGCATTCGGGCGGTCAGATACCCTTCTCCCGCTTCCGTAAACTCAATGCCCAAATGTTTAACAATCGAGTCGGCGTGGGCAAACTCCAGGTTACTCAGGTCAAAGCCTGCTTTCATAATGCAGCGAATTTTGTATAATTTTGCACCCGAATACAACGGAAGACAAAGCTAAGAGCTTGCAACAAAAAACCATATATTTAATTCGCCACGGCGAAACCGATTATAATCGGCGGGGCGTGGTGCAGGGAAGTGGCGTTGACTCAGATCTCAATGAGATGGGCCGCGCCCAGGCTATGGCATTTTTTCAGGCCTATCAGCATGTTCCCTTCCAGAAAATCTATATTTCTGGCCTCAAACGGACCTATCAAACGGTTGAATCGTTTATCGAACTCGGTATGCCCTACGAAAAACTAACAGGTCTCAATGAGATCAGTTGGGGCATCATGGAAGGTAAAGTTCCGGGTAATATAGACAATGAATACTACCGAAATCTGATTGAAGCCTGGGCTTCGGGCAATACGGCTTTACCAACCGATGGCGGAGAGAGTCCGGAAGAAGTTGTCATTCGTCAGAAAGTTGCTATCGATGTTATTTTATCACATCCTGACGAAGAAACGGTTCTGGTGGCCATGCACGGGCGGGCTATGCGGATTTTACTCTGCTGGCTTACGAACCAGCCGTTGTCGATAATGGACCAGTTTGAGCACAGCAACCTATGTCTGTACAAACTTCGCTACGATTACGACGAAAAAACATTTACCATCGAAGTGGCAAACGATACATCGCACTTGCTAACATTGGCATTGGCTTAAATCAGGATCAAGGTAGGGTGCTCAAGGCGAAATCTGGCAAAGCAATTAAGCAGTTTTCATCCTTCCTTTTTCCCATTCCTCCTTTTCCACTTCCTTTGATGTAGTTATCCCAAAATTTGAGTTAAAATCTTGTACATTCGCTTATTGTCCAGCTAAGGGCGGTAAATGGAATGAGTACTTCAAAACAAAAAATATATTGGTTTTGCCAGCTCTTTGGCTGGTCACTCCTCATACTGGTGGAGTATCTGGCGTATGTGCTTGAATCGGGGTTTGATCCTGATGCACTTTACCTGGCCATCGCTAATATTTTTCTGGGAATTACGCTGACGCACCTCTATCGATTGATGATCCGGCGATGGAATTGGGTGCGGCTTCCTTTCTTCCGGCTTGTTCCGCGTGTGCTCCTGTCGGTGCTGGTGTTGGCCATGATTATGACACTGGTCAACATCCCGATCGATAGGCGTTTATTCCCACAATATTTTATTGAAGAACCCTGGCCAACGATTGGCTATTTGTTAACCTGGGGTAAGAATATGCTCACTTGGGTGCTTAGCTACACAGCCTATCATTACGTTGAAGAAAACCGAAACGCTGAAATTGAACGGATTTTGCTTAAAACCAGTATCCGGGAAACAGAAGCGAAAGTATTACGGTCGCAGTTGAATCCGCACTTTGTTTTCAACGCATTGAACAGCATTCGGGCGCTGGTTTATGAAAACCCGACCAAAGCGCAGCAGGGTATCACCCAACTCTCCAATCTGCTCCGGAACTCCCTGCTGGCCGACCGGCGCAAAACGGTCGAGCTGCGCGAAGAAATCAAGACCGTTGAAGATTATCTGGCCCTCGAAAAAGTCCGCTACGAAGACCGCCTGACTTCCCGCATTGAGCTGGATAACCGGACGCTGTTCTGGCAAGTGCCGCCAATGATGCTCCAGACACTGGTCGAAAACGCCATTAAACACGGAGTTTCGACAGCAGTAGGTGGTGGCTTTGTTGAGGTTCAGTCAACCATAGTAGCCGACAAACTGCACATTACCATCCGTAATACGGGTGTGCTGGGCGATAAAGAGGCATCAGGAGGATTCGGGCTGGCCAATACGGCTCAACGGCTCGAATTGCTTTATGGCCCTGAGGCTACCTTCCAGATTTTTCAGGAAGATGACAATATAGTCTGTGCTGAAATTAGTATTCCTACCCAGTCGGAGGGTATATTTCGACGTGAAAAAGTAAAGAATGGTGAATTATAACCGGCTCGCCGGGGCGATGAAGAGCTGTGTCGATAGATGACACTCATTATCATTCACCACCTATCACCCATAATTCCCTTATGAAGACCCTTATTATCGACGACGAACGGTTAGCCCGCAACGAACTCCGCCGGCTACTGGAAAACTTTCCGAAAATTCAGATTGTGGGCGAAGCTGCCAATGCAGATGAGGCCCTGCCAATGATCGAAGACCTCGAGCCTGAGCTACTGTTTCTGGATATTCAGATGCCGGGCAAAAACGGTTTCGAATTGTTACAGTCCATTGAGGGCAAAACGCCGGAAGTTATTTTCACAACGGCCTTCGATGAATATGCTATCAAGGCCTTTGAATTCAATGCGCTCGATTATCTGCTCAAGCCTGTTGAGTTAGCCCGGCTTTCGGAAGCGATTCACCGTGTAGAAGAGGAACAACAGCACGCGGGGGAAACACAGGGACCGTCGATTGGGCCAACGTCTAAAGTCCTGGGTGAGAACGATCAGGTTTTCGTGAAAGATGGCGAGAAATGCTGGTTTGTTAAACTCGGCAAAGTGCGGTTGTTCGAGTCGATGGGTAACTATGTTCGCCTGTATTTCGATGACCAGAAACCGTTAGTGTTAAAGTCATTGAATGCGTTGGAAGATCGGCTTAATCCGGCCACTTTTTTTCGAGCCAACCGTAAGCATATTATCAATTTGCAGTGGATTGAAAAAATTGAACCCTGGTTTAGTGGCGGGTTGCTTGTCACTTTACGGGGAGGAGATAAAATCGAAATAAGCCGTCGTCAGGCGATACGATTTAAAGATTTGTTAAGTTTGTAATTAATGCAACCCAGTAATTGGTTAGTAAACAATCGGTTATTAGATTATTAGTTTAATAAATAGGGTAATGCCACTATTACCTGATTTGCGAATTTACTTAGTTGCCAATTACTCAACAATTGCAGACTCCTGTGCATGAAGTATCTTTTAGTCGCGTATCTTTTTTTGGGCTCAACAGTATTGTTTACGTCCTGTAATCACCAGTCAGGGCCTCCTGTACTGGAACGCCAACAGTACAAACTTGCCGGAGCCAGTACGTGCGATACGTCTGTCAATAAGGGGGTTGATGTGTCGGTTTCTTATTTTCTACTCAATGATGATTCGCAGGCGGCCCGTACCATCAATGACAGCATGCGCCAGATAAGCGTTGGTAGTATTGTAGACTGGCTCGATAGTACAACAGTTGCTAATAATCCAGAAGCTCGGGTTGACCTGAACAAAGCAGCAACACTGTTTGCAACCGACTACGAATCCATGATGAAAGATATGGATAAACTAGGCGGCTGCTGGGAACTGAAAACTACGGCCGATACTGTTTATACGAGCTCAAACGCGATTACGGTTAAGATCGAAACCTATGCGTATACGGGAGGGGCCCATCCTAATTCCAATCTGGCATTTTACACCTTTGATCGCGAAACGGGCAAAACACTGGCTTTGACCGATTTGGTGGAAGATACAACTGCCTTGCTTAGCGTTGTCGAAAAGGCGTTTAGAAAACAACAGGACCTGCTGCCACAGTATAACCTGGAAGAACGCGGGTACTTTTTGCGGGATGGCCGTTTTTTTCTGCCAGCCAATATTGGGGTTGGTCGTGATGGGCTGATTTTCTACTACAATCCTTACGAAATAGCCGCTTATGCAGTTGGTCCAATCGAGGTAACCGTGCCGTATGAACAACTAAACGGTATTCTGCGCGACTCCTGGTATTAGCTCAATTTGAACGGTAGATCCTAACACCACATGACATTCGATCAATTTAAGGCTGGACTCGGTCAGGCACAGCCTCCCAACGAACTGCCCCCATTACTACAGGCGCTGTGGTACGACGCAAATGGCAACTGGGAGCAAGCGCATAACATTGCTCAGACTCGTGAAGGCGAAAAGCCATATGACCGTATTCATGCTTATCTGCACCGAAAAGAAGGCGATCGATTCAATGCCAACTATTGGTATCGCCGGGCAGGTGCGTCGTTTTTCGACGGCACGCTCGATGAGGAGTGGGCCGTTCTGGTAAAGCAATTGCTTGGTTAACGAGAGAAGGAAAATAACAGCAGTCTGTATTCTGATTGGCATACATGGTTGCCTCTTTGGCGTGAGGTCAGGTGCTTCAACCTGACCTCTGCGGGTTGCCAAACCACATCCGGCCCCTGAACGACGAGGTTTTGAGAGTCGCCACGGCGAACCGAACCGTCGCATCGGCGAACCGTCCTCGCTGTGTCGGTTTTGAGAAACCGACACCACATTGATTGCTTTATAGACTAATTCACAGATTTTTTAGACACGTAAAAAAAGGCCGCTCAAGAGAAGAGCGGCCTGCGTTTGTCGATGAATTGGTAATATCTTATAACAGCTTTGAAAGACGAAGAATAAGTAAGTGTCTTTTTTGCTGTGTCTGAAGTCTTTTAGTTTGCCAGTTCTTCTTCCGCCAATACCTGGCTTACAGGAGTCAGTGGTAGATTGAACGCATCAGCAACACCTTTGTAAACAATTTTGCCATCAACTACATTCAACCCTAACTGAAGGTCCATGTTGTCGCGGCAGGCTTGTTGCCAGCCTTTGTTAGCCAACTGGAGTGCATAAGGCAGAGTAGCATTCGTTAACGCAAGGGTACTGGTGTAAGGCACTGCTCCCGGCATATTTGCTACACAGTAATGCACAACGCCATCGATAATGAAGGTTGGATCTTCGTGCGTGGTTGGGCGGCAGGTTTCAATGCAACCTCCCTGATCAACCGCAACGTCTACAAGCACCGTACCCGATCGCATCAGTTTCAACATATCGCGGGTAATGAGGTGAGGAGCTTTAGCACCCGGAATCAAGACAGCACCAATGATCAGATCGCAGACCTTGATCATTTCACGAATGTTGTAATCGTTCGACATCATTGTCTGAACGTTGGGCGGCATAATGTCCGACAAATAGCGTAGACGTGCCAGACTAACATCCATGATGGTAACATGCGCCCCTAAACCGGCAGCCATTTTCGCGGCCTGTGTTCCGACAATTCCACCACCCAAAATAAGTACGTTGGCTGGTTTTACGCCCGGAACGCCACCCAGAAGAATGCCACGACCTTTGAGCGGTTTTTCAAGATACTTGGCTCCTTCCTGAACCGCCATCCGACCGGCTACTTCCGACATGGGTACGAGTAGTGGTAAGCTACGATCTGGTCGCTCCACCGTTTCGTAAGCCAGGCAAACTGCGCCTTTAGCCAGCATAGCCTGTGTTAACTCTTCCGACGAAGCAAAGTGGAAATAGGTAAACAGTAATTGATCTTCTTTAATAAGGTCATATTCAGCCGCAATTGGCTCTTTAACCTTCATAATCATTTCGGCAATGCCATATACCTCTTCGATTGAAGGGAGCATTGTCGCACCAGCCGCAATGTATTCTGTGTCCTCAAAACCACTGCCTTCGCCAGCGTTGACCTGTACATAGACAGTATGGCCATACTTCCGAAGCTCAGCAACACCAGCAGGTGTCAGAGCAACGCGGTTTTCATTGTTTTTGATTTCCTTCGGAACACCAATAACCATGATATCTGGGACTTTAAAAGTTGTTGTCGATTGAGGAAACAAAGGTAGGCTAACAGGTTTTCTTTTCTAATAGTTGCGTACTATTTGGGAAATTTGGATAATATTCGAAACATTAAAAGGAAATTATTCTATCAGTAGGCTATAATACGCTTACCTGGCGTAAAAATTCCGTTATGGTAAATCTAGACTCAATTGATCATAAAATCCTGGGTCTTCTCCAGGAGAATGCCCGACTGACGATTCAGGAGATCGGACAGCGTATCAATCTATCCAAGACGCCCGTTCATGAGCGTATCAAACGACTCGAACGCGAAGGCGTTATCGACCGCTATGTGACAATTCTGGATAAAAAAAAACTGGGTAATATATTGATGGTTTACTGTCAGGTAACGCTGGACCGACAAACACGCGATGCCTTTGCCGACTTTGACGCAGCCGTACGTGAGTTACCAGAAGTACTGGAGTGTAACCGGGTTTCGGGAACGTTTGATTATCTGCTCAAAATCGTTAGCCGCGATATGGAAACGTATAACCGGTTTTATCAGGAACAATTGTCTGTTATTCCCGGAACGCTGCATATAAGTAGCTTTTTCGTGATGGCTGAGGTCAAAAATTCAACTATAGTACCAGTTGGGTGAAGAATTTATAGCTTGTTGTTAATAATCGAGCCCGGCAGCGCTGGCTACCTGAACAGATCTTCTGCTTTGGGTAGCCAGCGCTGCCGGACCCGATTGCCGATAGTTGATTTAATTGCCTAACGCATTGTAGATCAATAGCTGGTTTGTGGTAACAACCCGGTCGCCGGGAGTCAGACCGCTCGCCAGGAACGTTTTTTGCCCGACTGTTTTGTAGATGTTTACTTCGCGTACAATGGGCTGGTTTTCTTTATTGACAGCAACCACAAAGTTACGATTTTTGTCGAAGACAACAGCCCCAGCCGGCACTGTTACGCGTTTGTCGCGGCCGGGATAGGTTACGCTCACGTTGGCGAACATTTCCGGTTTTAGCCGATAGTCGGCGTTGTCGAGGGTTACCCGTACCTTCAGTGTCTTGCTATCGGGGTCGAGTACATTAAAAATCTTATCGATTCGACCATGAAAGACTTTGTCAGGGTAGGAGAGGGTCGTAATAGTTGTGGGGTCGCCTTCATGAACATTAGCCAGATCGGACTCATATACGTTAGCCATCACCCATACACGATCAAGATTCGAAATGGTGAACAGATTTTCGGGGTCATCCGAACGCAGTTCCATGCCGGGAGAGGCTGTCTTTTCAACGATAAACCCACTCATTGGCGCTTTCACTACATAAACAGATCCATTACCGCCCAGAATCCGACGCCGTTCCGAAACACGATTGACTTCACCTTTTGCCGCTAACAGTTGTTCTTTGCTGGCTACCAGTTCACGTTGCGAACTCAAACCAGCCTGCGCCATGTCTTCGGTAACCTGAAGATTCTTCTGAGCAACAGACAGCTGTCCACGGGCCGATATACCCTGTTGCTCCAGGTCGGCAAGATCGCCCGACCGGATCACGGCTAAGGTCTGTCCTTTTTTAACAAAATCGCCTAAATCGGCTTTGATCGTCTCAATATGCCCACCAACAAGCGGGAATACCTTGACAACCTGATCCTGATTAAACGTGATTTTTCCGGTCAGATTCAACTCATTGACAGCATTTTCTAACCTGGCTGTATCGAGTCGGGCCGTAGACAGCAAATTCGTTTCATGGCGCTCTGTCGACGATGCATCGTCCGATTGGGCCGATGAGCCGCAACTACTCAGGCTACCCATCAGGAGCAGGCCAGCAATAGCAGCTATTGCCCGTTGCCGAAATCTGGTATCAGTCGATGAACGGACCAGAAATCCGAAGGCAGCCGCCATTGGTTTATCGGTACTTAACCCCAGGTGGTCGCGAATTTGAAGCGGGCGGGAGCAGGGCAATATGAATGAATACTT
This window harbors:
- a CDS encoding DUF3298 and DUF4163 domain-containing protein — protein: MKYLLVAYLFLGSTVLFTSCNHQSGPPVLERQQYKLAGASTCDTSVNKGVDVSVSYFLLNDDSQAARTINDSMRQISVGSIVDWLDSTTVANNPEARVDLNKAATLFATDYESMMKDMDKLGGCWELKTTADTVYTSSNAITVKIETYAYTGGAHPNSNLAFYTFDRETGKTLALTDLVEDTTALLSVVEKAFRKQQDLLPQYNLEERGYFLRDGRFFLPANIGVGRDGLIFYYNPYEIAAYAVGPIEVTVPYEQLNGILRDSWY
- the ald gene encoding alanine dehydrogenase; translated protein: MVIGVPKEIKNNENRVALTPAGVAELRKYGHTVYVQVNAGEGSGFEDTEYIAAGATMLPSIEEVYGIAEMIMKVKEPIAAEYDLIKEDQLLFTYFHFASSEELTQAMLAKGAVCLAYETVERPDRSLPLLVPMSEVAGRMAVQEGAKYLEKPLKGRGILLGGVPGVKPANVLILGGGIVGTQAAKMAAGLGAHVTIMDVSLARLRYLSDIMPPNVQTMMSNDYNIREMIKVCDLIIGAVLIPGAKAPHLITRDMLKLMRSGTVLVDVAVDQGGCIETCRPTTHEDPTFIIDGVVHYCVANMPGAVPYTSTLALTNATLPYALQLANKGWQQACRDNMDLQLGLNVVDGKIVYKGVADAFNLPLTPVSQVLAEEELAN
- a CDS encoding Lrp/AsnC family transcriptional regulator, giving the protein MVNLDSIDHKILGLLQENARLTIQEIGQRINLSKTPVHERIKRLEREGVIDRYVTILDKKKLGNILMVYCQVTLDRQTRDAFADFDAAVRELPEVLECNRVSGTFDYLLKIVSRDMETYNRFYQEQLSVIPGTLHISSFFVMAEVKNSTIVPVG
- a CDS encoding efflux RND transporter periplasmic adaptor subunit — protein: MKKYSFILPCSRPLQIRDHLGLSTDKPMAAAFGFLVRSSTDTRFRQRAIAAIAGLLLMGSLSSCGSSAQSDDASSTERHETNLLSTARLDTARLENAVNELNLTGKITFNQDQVVKVFPLVGGHIETIKADLGDFVKKGQTLAVIRSGDLADLEQQGISARGQLSVAQKNLQVTEDMAQAGLSSQRELVASKEQLLAAKGEVNRVSERRRILGGNGSVYVVKAPMSGFIVEKTASPGMELRSDDPENLFTISNLDRVWVMANVYESDLANVHEGDPTTITTLSYPDKVFHGRIDKIFNVLDPDSKTLKVRVTLDNADYRLKPEMFANVSVTYPGRDKRVTVPAGAVVFDKNRNFVVAVNKENQPIVREVNIYKTVGQKTFLASGLTPGDRVVTTNQLLIYNALGN